TTAAAAACGTTTATGTTTTAATGTATTAAGTAAAGCATGAGAGAGACCGTATTGTCGTTTTGATGCGTCATGGAAAGGAGATGATGCTCGTTATGGTGATGGACTCGTGATAGAGAATGATGATGGGACTATAACTTTCTGTTCATTTGCTAGTAACCGATCGCTGTCCCCCTACAGGCAGAGTTCGGTACTCTGCTGTGGGCCATGAAATCCTCGCTAATCCTCGGTCACGAATCGATGGCTTTTGAATCAGATTGCCTGCAACTAGTTAGACTcattgaagaaaaagaagaatggCCAAGTCTTATGGCTGAGTTTGATGAATTCCTTACTCTTTGTTCTAAGTTTTTGTTATGCTCCTTTTCTTTTGTCTCATGTTTAAAGAACGCCCGAGCTGATCGCCTTGCGAAAGGTGCTCGGTTTCGAGATTTTTGCTTTTTTCATGTAAATTCTGAGGTCCCAACTTGGCTGGTGCTAGACACCACTCATCTTAATAAAAGTACGGAGCTttcgatgaaaaaaaaaaaaagtaaagcaTGAGAGATATCAAAAGAAGTATCAGATATCGGTAAGATAAGACTTATATTATATTCCCAGAATTTGCATCTATTCCCAACCCTATCTTTTGATCTCTAGATTTAATGGAACCATTTTTGACATTTTTGTTTATGTCCAGAGTCCTAAAAATCAATCTCAGTGTTACACCAAAGATCAACTTTACACACATATACTAAATAAAGTGTACTatgaactttaaaattatttaagcaATTGGTCCTGATATTTTTAGGATTTGATATATTCAGGGGTAAATGatcaatattatttttgatcaatTTAAAAACTGaatgatctatatatattaaccatttaaattttggaagcGAAGGAAAAGTTTCATGTCGGCATACGATCGATCAATTGTGAACAACGAAACATAGTTCTTCTTAATGAAACTCACCATATAAATAtggaaaaaatctaacaaatctgAAACTGAAATTAGTTAGTTGAACTTCGTATAATTTTCTTAGAATTTGATATTTTGTGTAACATTTTCTATAAGTGTGACGATATATTTTGTACACACATTATTAGGCCTGGGCAGAAGCAATATCTGGGTATAGAATATGCAAAGCTGTGTCACATTTCGCATGTGCATATGCATTTTTTGCTTTAATATGTACATAGATAAGTTATTATCAATGCAATCTATATTACATTATTAAACAATATCAGTAACTAATAATTTATTCAAAAGCATGCGAACGCAACGTCCTATATAAAAGCATGCGAACACAACGTCAGAAACATAAGAGATAACAAAATGGCAGTGTCATCACATCATGTGGTTCTCTTTCCTTACATGGCCAAGGGCCACACAATCCCTCTCCTCCAGTTCGCCCGTCTCCTCCTCCGTCACCGCCGCAAACAATCAACCATCTCCGTCATCACCGTCACCGTCTTCACCACTCCTAAGAACCAACCTTTTGTCTCCGACTTCCTCTCCGACACGCCGGAGATCAATGTCCTCTCTCTCCCTTTCCCGGAAAATATCTCCGGCATCCCTTCCGGCGTCGAGAACACCGAAAAGCTCCCGTCCATGTCACTTTTTGTACCCTTCACGCGCGCCACAAAGCTTCTCCAACCTTTCTTCGAAGAATCACTAAAGAATCTTCCAGAAGTTTCCTTCATGGTCTCAGATGGATTCCTCTGGTGGACATCGGAATCTGCAGCTAAGTTCAAGATTCCAAGATTGGTCTTCTACGGCATGAACTCTTATGCCTCTGCCGTCTCCATCTCTGCGTTCAAACATAAACTCTTCACCGAATCACCGGACACTGAATCTGATACAGAACCGATCACTGTACCGGACTTTCCATGGATACGGGTTAAGAAGTGCGAGCTCAACCTTGATAACCAATCTGGTCCAGCGGCCGAACTATTCATGGACCAAATCATGTCGATAACTACAAGCCATGGGTTTCTAGTAAATAGCTTCTACGAGCTTGAGAAAACATTCGTTGATTACAACAACTCCGAAACACCAAAGTCATGGTGTATTGGGCCATTGTGTTTGACTGATTCCCCTAAACCGGAGGGTGCTAAACCGGATTGGATTCATTGGTTGGACAAGAAAGGAGAGGAAGGACGTCCAGTCTTGTACGTGGCGTTTGGAACACAGGCAGAGATATCAAACAAGCAACTCAAGGAACTAGCATTAGGCTTAGAAGATTCCAAGGTACGTACACATAACTATAGACCATGATGCAATCCAAATACTATagttatacaaatatatgtatattcatTTGTAGAAAGCTTTAGACTAAACTGTTCAAAGAAGCCTTTGATAAAGGTGGGCAAAATATCTGTAGAATTTGATCCGATTAGTTATTCGTTTCAATTCAACCAGAAAAATTTGGATATCTGTAACTTTACGAATCAAAACAAATGCTAGCAAATAAAAAATGCTAACTTTTAAAAACGGATATCCGTTTTGAtctattatatacatatatacatgtatacaaaattgtatataaagattatataatttatatatctctatataagttttataatatttttattcactaaaataattatttagttatGAAATCTTTAAAAGTATGtagtttctaaaaaaattataatgaaatatcattattttatattaaatatcattattttatattaatttttcattttttgttttaatttccgGATATTTGAAACATcgaatattcaaaataattacGGATCGAATCgaataaaaaattgattatttgTGCGGAGCGAAAACACCAATATCTTTAAAATTCTTCTCCGCTTCATATCTATACCTAGCTTTggacacacatatatattaggCGTTAATACTTTGAGCAGACGTAAGACTTTTGTCAACTGAATTCCATGACTTTAATTAGTGTGACTACAAATTGGCCTTaagtttataaaacaaatcTCGATTGATACAAAAGCGTCTTATTTATGAGCTATTTTGTTGTAGtaggtagtttttttttgtggatcAATAGATGACGTGAAACATATAATctacaaaaaataattgatgATATACAATGTCAGACAAAGTACAAGTTTGAATATTAAAGCACTGAAGTGGACTTGTAGGCTTTGCGTCGACCTAATTCCACAACTTTTTAAAAAGATCAATAACATGCGTTATGCGAATTTGTATATGCATGGTAACTAGGTGTTTTCGTGCGCCatgttcaataaaaaaattaaaatattttttaacagataaatataaattatattttaaaataaaattttattaatattgtaaattttcttcttcgtatcaatattttaatataaatttgatttaattcaacataaaaattatattcaagaatatgcatgtatatatttgaaattataatcttaaatagttttttctatctatttattttaattaaatatattaaataaatttgtaaaagttgcataattaccaaaaattaaaattaaacaatatttataaaatttgtagatatataagaaaataatgattttacgattaaatttttataattttctaaaaaaatgtatacatttttgaaaattttagtaataaaattgtataatttataaatatataattaaattatatttcgaaatttataatgtcatatttgaatgtatttattttaatgatgatttatgagttattcccatattctaaaaaaaattccaaaaatataaattgacattaaatataatatatgagttattaccttattttaaaaaatttaccaaaaatataaattaacattaaatgcaattgtccatgtcatattaagccataagacatgtcatcaatttcagtagacatgtcatcaatttcagtagccatgtcatatttgttttgtgaaattgattgtagaaaagacatgtggcaaaatcacttcgcaaatatagtctaggggatgtcatatttgttttgtgaaattgattgtagaaatgaaacgtggcaaaatcacttcgcaaatacaGTCTAGAGGATGTGTATCGATATTAATACAAGCcactaaactatatatatatatatatcacattttatttttgtttagataGTGATTATTCAAGTTAGGTGCTAAGTGTACATTATGGTTACATATGATCCTAtatgttaaattattaatttaattttatatttcatggtGTATGATTTATGAAGGTAAATTTTTTATGGGTCACAAGAAAAGACGTGGAAGAGATTATTGGAGAAGGATTCAAAGATAGAATAAGAGAAACTGGGATGATAGTGAGAGATTGGGTGGACCAGTGGGAGATATTGTCACATGAAAGTGTCAAAGGTTTTTTGAGTCATTGTGGATGGAACTCAGCACTAGAGAGTATATGCGTTGGGGTCCCATTGTTGGCTTGGCCGATGATGGCTGAGCAACCACTGAATGCGAAGATGGTAGTGGAAGAGATAAAGGTTGGTGTAAGAGTTGAAACCCAATGTGGGAGTGTGCAAGAACTCGTGACAAGAGAGGAACTAAGTCGAAAGGTATCTATAAGATGATGATTACATAAATgcttattttgattttattttattcatagacCTAACAAATTACAACATAAATTATTAATCATTAATCACGTTTTGTCTTTTAGacaattatatatatcttatgtttttatataactatttttattttacaggtTCAAGAACTAATGGAAGGAGAAACGGGGAAAACAGCAGGAAAGAATGTAAAAGAATACTCAAAAATGGCAAAAGCAGCGTTGATCCAAGAGACTGGTTCATCTTGGAAGAATTTAGATTTGCTTTTTGAAAAGTTATGTAAGAGTGGAGAGACAAAAGAGGCTAATAACTAGTAAGTATATGAAGACTGAGGACTGGTTAACTACTTAACCAGGCTCAGACCGGTTGGTATAATCAAATCAATATATCCAATATATGTATAAGTTTTGTTTTGGGTTACTTGAAAATTCAATCAGTATCAACTAAACCGGTGGAGAAAACAATTAACCCTAAACTTAGCAATAGTTAAATTCTCATTTGATTCATGATCatacaaaaatagaaaaaactaagaaatatcatctatatattaatccttaagcattacaacatgttttcgtagtCAAGTGTCGTCATtaagattattattataatatttagaaaaataagttgatccatatgaatatatattatattttttttattaaattaactatcaaataatttattgtttattggttgttctgtcCCGGTCTGGACTGCTGGTTCTTTACTGTTTATGaatatctttattattttaaatttccatgaaaataaatatatatgcgTTTAATGTAAATGCATAATAGTGGTTTTTATTTGTAATTGTTCATTTTTTCATCAATTTTGTAATTGTTCAatttttcatcatattttaaatatttcactGGCAAAGATCtgtaaatattgttgaaacaGAAGGACACCTCAAAAAAGAgcattctgttttaatagtattgatgattgacatatatatgacaattaatgattatgaacaatacatatttgataacaattttgtatcatctctcttttttgtttaattttatattattaaaagaaattaaacaattacattaggcatataataaaaaaaatttagatttttctcatattttatattttgaattctttaaaacgactataaattacgaaaaaatggtaaaaaatctcacattaaaatttttgtgatcaatggtttaactttttttttgttcaagaaagatataaatgatcataaattgtattaatatgaagtctcattaatagatattcatattatatatttatatatatatatatattaaatatcatttaagtcaaattatatactatataaaatatgttaatttcaaaatttgcagtgAAAggttattgagatcttaatattttaattttgaaatttgtattgaaaaatctcacattaaaagttttgtgattaatagtttaaatttttgttagagcaaatatacaaatgttaataaaatcatatgaataggaagtatcaataataaatatttatattaaaatatactatatatgtatatatatctatgtcaatatcactgaaatttaattatatacatagtttacatatgCTAGAATgttaaagtattatatatatttttatcggtACGTATACTCTTAAGTAATTAAACCTCAAAAGcgcatattaataaaataagtaatttgttttgttgtacaagaattagatgatttttagaccgaactggtgaatatataccagacatacatttatatttcgagtctgtatttatattctataacagcttgatatattagatttgaacactaacctgtgaATAGAGTTTTTGCCgatgattttcttcaaaaatttgattcttagatatgtatctcgagtggaactattttttatagatgtttatctttttaaattgatacttatgtaattcaccgaattctagaaaaagttaaaaaaaaaaacaaaactcatatcaatgaaacaaaaactagaacgaaagcacaattttatagaggtaaaaaatgaaataacttatggagagtcaatagtacacaaatcgagagcagaaaacctaatcctcctttcgtcattttacaattaaTGTTGTCTATCTTGTTTTGGTGATTAGTGTCAgtcgcaaaacttaatttctttttgtgcatatgaagtcttaaaaataattaaaataagctTTAATACATTAACtattcaacaacgatgataaaTTTAAgtgaccaacatttgtatttgttattcgataaaaattgtagtgttgcaaaatattaaaatcacttaatgaacaaacattatataaataatacacCCATGAGCACGAGTTATCGGCTAGtagtttagatatttattttgttagacGGTTGGTCCGCACTTCATGTCGAACCTGTTCTTGACGCTGATGAGCCCATTGCTGATTCATGTTCTCCTTAACCAGATAATACACAAGCAAATATTCATCCCAttgtag
The window above is part of the Brassica napus cultivar Da-Ae chromosome C3, Da-Ae, whole genome shotgun sequence genome. Proteins encoded here:
- the LOC106389456 gene encoding UDP-glycosyltransferase 90A1-like, with product MAVSSHHVVLFPYMAKGHTIPLLQFARLLLRHRRKQSTISVITVTVFTTPKNQPFVSDFLSDTPEINVLSLPFPENISGIPSGVENTEKLPSMSLFVPFTRATKLLQPFFEESLKNLPEVSFMVSDGFLWWTSESAAKFKIPRLVFYGMNSYASAVSISAFKHKLFTESPDTESDTEPITVPDFPWIRVKKCELNLDNQSGPAAELFMDQIMSITTSHGFLVNSFYELEKTFVDYNNSETPKSWCIGPLCLTDSPKPEGAKPDWIHWLDKKGEEGRPVLYVAFGTQAEISNKQLKELALGLEDSKVNFLWVTRKDVEEIIGEGFKDRIRETGMIVRDWVDQWEILSHESVKGFLSHCGWNSALESICVGVPLLAWPMMAEQPLNAKMVVEEIKVGVRVETQCGSVQELVTREELSRKVQELMEGETGKTAGKNVKEYSKMAKAALIQETGSSWKNLDLLFEKLCKSGETKEANN